The Cryptomeria japonica chromosome 2, Sugi_1.0, whole genome shotgun sequence region aatgttgatgcaagaactaacacacaatcaaatccaaaaacaatcttCAATTTTATAACTTTTTAATTGTTAGATATTACTTATCAATTGAATTTCTGCAAACACTCCTTAAATCTATTTGTCCTTTAATCAAAAACTAAATGTAACAAATAATTGCAAAGATGTACAGAAATAGAAACACAGAACTACTCTGAGTGCTACATCACTAACAGAAAGCATTTTGAACATAGCAACTACTTATCTTCTTTTTTCTCCCGAATGGAAAGACATTCtactaaaaagaaaataaaaacaataCTGATTGAATGTACACCACCGCATTTCTTgccaaaaaaaaatagatatacCCAAAATATTTACAATAagaaataaatatatgaaaattaaatacAAGTAATTATATAACCACagaaaattatataattttttccCAACCTACTTCTGTTGGCACCTTTTATCCATGGTGCTCTTCCTGGTCAGAGCCCTTCATGGTGAAAGCCCTTAAACACTGATCCGATAATTATCTGGAGTTCTCAACCAGCAGGTATTCAAACCTTGGTCATTATATTTGATAGCATAAAACTCTCTCTAGTATTCAATTCCATTACTTGCCACAGTTCCTCAGAATCCAAACTAAATATATCATTATCCTTGCCCACAAGAAAACTAGGAAATGGCTCTTCAGAATCCAAACTGCATATGTCATCCTCATTAGGAAGTGAAAAAGGAAGAGAAGTAGCTGAATCAAGGTGGAACTCATTCTCAGCAGCCATGAAAGAAGGTTTAACAGGCAGAGATGGCTTTGGCCTTTGTAAACAAGGAGTAGTGATTGGGAAAATTACCCTCTCAGCAGTTGGTAATCCCTCAACATTGGGTTTTTTGGGAACAGGCTTCAGAACCAGCTGCAAAGAATTTTCAGGCTTATTAGGCCTTAGATTTGGCATTCCTGTTAGTTGCTGCACAATCTTGCTGAATTTGGATACATCTGTAGTCACCACCTGTGTGTGAAGATCATCATTACTTTTAGATTCTCTGGATCTCTTTCTTGTCATGGTTTGCTTGCCCCTGCTTAACTACTCTAGTTGTGTATTGATGCATGAAAGAAATTATGGTTCCTGAACAGGCTAGGCTCAAGGATTAAATCATGGAGCCTACAAAAAAATCTCAAACAGGCAGACTGGATTAGGTCCAAGATGTTTTGGGTATGGTTGTTGCTGTCATTAAAGCAATTTATGGTCAATCAATTTGCTGCCTAAGCTAAATGACAAATCACAGAAAGACAAAGAAGATATTTAAAACCTCAGCTCTTACGTTTACATATGCACTGGATTGAAATTATAGTGGAGGTTTCGATGTATGTCAAATAGCCCCATGgttgatttttttaatataattgtaCTATTTTTTTCTTCTTATAAGTGGTAAAAATTTAACAAGagacgcaaagcgtcaagttcctgtCTAAACATACAATTGGTTTTAGTTAGACAGTACATATAATAAGCCATGATataattgatttgatcattgataTAATTATAATTTCTATTGTTATGAATAATTTATAGATCAGTTATATGACATAAGTAAGGCATGAACACTTTCAAATTGTATGAAAACATATACTTATTGAATATA contains the following coding sequences:
- the LOC131055539 gene encoding uncharacterized protein LOC131055539; translation: MTRKRSRESKSNDDLHTQVVTTDVSKFSKIVQQLTGMPNLRPNKPENSLQLVLKPVPKKPNVEGLPTAERVIFPITTPCLQRPKPSLPVKPSFMAAENEFHLDSATSLPFSLPNEDDICSLDSEEPFPSFLVGKDNDIFSLDSEELWQVMELNTRESFMLSNIMTKV